One Nostoc sp. UHCC 0302 DNA window includes the following coding sequences:
- a CDS encoding isochorismatase family cysteine hydrolase has product MTEPLLIVDVQLGFINEFTHHIPQRIVRLIQRDEYAPLIFTRFVNCSDGPYTRFLNWHNCNCEPETSIVTELESFAQQGLVFYKPGLCGMTEDLTSYLRTSAIERVFIVGIDTDMCVLKIAMDVFDIGIEPIVLTDCCASTEGLQAHLAGLSVLSRNIGAQRLREVGLSDGSLAAP; this is encoded by the coding sequence ATGACCGAACCATTATTGATTGTTGATGTGCAACTTGGTTTCATCAACGAATTTACGCATCATATCCCGCAAAGAATCGTCCGTTTAATCCAACGCGATGAGTATGCACCGTTAATTTTTACTAGATTTGTTAACTGTAGTGATGGGCCGTACACACGATTTCTCAACTGGCATAACTGCAACTGCGAACCAGAGACAAGCATCGTTACGGAATTAGAATCTTTTGCTCAACAAGGTTTAGTTTTTTATAAGCCGGGACTGTGCGGAATGACGGAGGATTTGACTTCTTATCTTCGCACTTCTGCTATTGAACGAGTTTTCATTGTTGGCATTGATACTGATATGTGTGTATTGAAAATCGCGATGGATGTTTTTGATATTGGGATTGAACCGATTGTACTAACTGACTGCTGCGCCAGTACAGAAGGTTTACAGGCGCACTTAGCAGGGCTGTCAGTACTCAGCCGGAACATCGGCGCTCAGAGACTGCGCGAAGTTGGGCTGAGCGATGGTTCGCTAGCTGCACCCTAG
- a CDS encoding neutral zinc metallopeptidase — translation MRWQLGRRSTNVEDRRGMRVSAPVVGGGIGAVILSLLVALLGGDPSAIWQQDGAPTDSPVPESPQTRGTPAQDQMADFVSVVLADTEDTWSDVFRQSGETYVEPKLVLYSDAVKSACGFTRSAVGPFYCPQDQKVYIDLSFYRDLKNRYQAPGDFAQAYVVAHEIGHHVQNLLGISDQVRSLQNRVDEAQGNQLSVRLELQADCFAGVWANRAQKSRQILETGDVEEALNAASSIGDDRLQQQARGYVVPESFTHGSSAQRVRWFKQGLQTGDPQQCNTFAKTNI, via the coding sequence ATGCGTTGGCAATTAGGTCGTCGAAGTACGAATGTTGAAGATCGTCGAGGAATGCGGGTTTCTGCTCCTGTAGTCGGTGGTGGTATAGGAGCAGTAATACTATCGCTGCTTGTTGCGCTTTTGGGTGGTGATCCGAGTGCTATTTGGCAGCAAGATGGCGCACCTACAGATTCTCCCGTGCCGGAATCACCTCAAACAAGAGGAACTCCAGCCCAAGATCAGATGGCTGATTTTGTCTCTGTGGTACTGGCTGATACGGAAGATACTTGGAGCGATGTGTTTCGGCAGAGTGGGGAAACTTATGTGGAACCAAAATTAGTTCTATATTCCGATGCAGTTAAATCTGCCTGTGGATTTACGCGATCGGCAGTTGGGCCATTTTATTGTCCGCAAGACCAAAAAGTTTATATTGATTTGAGTTTTTATCGTGATTTAAAGAATCGCTACCAAGCTCCAGGAGATTTTGCTCAGGCATATGTGGTAGCTCATGAAATTGGACATCACGTCCAAAATTTACTTGGTATTTCAGATCAAGTTCGATCTTTACAGAATCGAGTGGATGAGGCGCAGGGTAATCAGCTTTCTGTACGGTTGGAATTGCAAGCAGATTGTTTTGCAGGTGTCTGGGCAAATCGCGCTCAAAAATCGCGGCAAATTCTTGAGACAGGCGACGTCGAAGAAGCGCTAAATGCTGCTAGTAGCATTGGGGACGATCGCTTGCAACAACAAGCTAGAGGCTATGTCGTACCAGAATCTTTTACACACGGCAGTTCAGCCCAGCGGGTTCGCTGGTTTAAGCAGGGTCTTCAGACAGGTGATCCTCAACAATGTAATACTTTCGCAAAGACAAATATTTAG
- a CDS encoding Crp/Fnr family transcriptional regulator, translated as MSAENCLLAALSHELYQTLTPHLKQVSLKQGEILHEPGDTIKDIYFPIDCIISITITMNDGSTTETAMIGKREVAGINAFFGVSETTQTEYIVQVAGKAIKANAQALRGEFERNKQLRDLILRYTQVLIAQTSQTAGCNRLHALEQRLARWLLEVQDRVDSDELKLTQEFTADMLGVRRAGVTQAAQKLQEEGIIRYSRGLVQILDQQRLEKTSCECFRIVKNEHKRLLGRKQK; from the coding sequence ATGTCCGCTGAAAACTGCTTACTTGCTGCCTTATCCCATGAGCTTTATCAGACACTCACCCCCCATCTGAAGCAAGTATCGTTAAAGCAGGGCGAGATACTACACGAACCTGGCGATACTATCAAGGATATCTATTTCCCTATTGATTGCATAATCTCAATTACTATTACCATGAATGACGGCTCTACAACTGAGACGGCTATGATTGGTAAACGTGAAGTAGCTGGTATTAATGCTTTTTTTGGTGTCAGCGAGACTACGCAAACAGAATACATTGTACAGGTTGCGGGCAAGGCGATAAAGGCAAATGCACAAGCACTGCGGGGAGAGTTTGAACGTAATAAACAACTGCGTGACTTGATACTACGCTACACCCAAGTCTTAATCGCGCAGACTTCGCAAACCGCTGGCTGCAATCGCCTCCACGCTCTAGAACAACGCTTAGCACGCTGGCTACTAGAAGTGCAAGACCGTGTTGATTCAGACGAGCTGAAGCTGACACAAGAGTTTACCGCCGATATGCTGGGCGTACGTCGCGCTGGGGTCACTCAAGCCGCCCAAAAGCTTCAAGAAGAAGGTATTATTCGGTATAGTCGCGGTCTCGTTCAGATTCTTGATCAACAGAGACTAGAAAAAACTTCGTGCGAATGTTTCAGAATTGTTAAAAATGAACATAAGCGTTTGCTTGGACGAAAACAGAAATAA
- a CDS encoding dihydrofolate reductase family protein translates to MTNFILHVAISLDGYIARLDGDIDWLPSSEEGGEDNGYGKFYNSIDALVMGATTYEQVLGFGDWPYPGKLSYVLTSRNLSTVRTDTFFVKGGVEEVVEDVNKKGYKRVWLVGGGKLASSFINRGLVDEYIIAVIPTILGSGISLYQSVLELKLDLIEVKSYSSGVAELRYKKK, encoded by the coding sequence ATGACAAATTTTATTCTTCATGTAGCAATAAGCCTTGATGGATACATCGCTAGATTGGATGGAGATATTGATTGGTTACCATCATCTGAAGAGGGTGGCGAAGATAATGGCTATGGTAAATTTTATAACTCAATTGATGCTTTAGTGATGGGTGCAACTACTTATGAACAAGTTTTGGGCTTTGGAGATTGGCCATATCCAGGCAAACTTTCATACGTTTTGACAAGCCGGAATTTATCGACAGTACGCACGGACACATTTTTTGTCAAAGGTGGTGTTGAAGAAGTTGTAGAGGATGTAAACAAGAAGGGCTATAAACGTGTTTGGTTAGTAGGTGGTGGCAAGCTAGCATCCTCATTCATAAATCGGGGATTAGTCGATGAGTACATCATTGCAGTGATTCCAACAATTTTGGGTTCAGGCATTTCCCTTTACCAATCAGTACTGGAATTAAAACTCGACTTGATTGAGGTGAAATCTTACTCTTCCGGTGTTGCGGAACTTCGTTACAAAAAGAAGTGA
- the cysH gene encoding phosphoadenosine phosphosulfate reductase, with amino-acid sequence MTVSTASRNQTTTFDLEKLNQEFETATPKEILAWSIENIPTALVQTSAFNVDDMVITHILYSELKHPVPVIFLDTLYHFGETLELVAKAKQIYNLDLKTYKTPDVDTREAFTAKYGEALWEKDITQFHHVTKIEPLLRGLDELNTVAWITGRRRDQAVTRANMPIFELDTQDRLKVNPIAAWTRKDSWLYVAEHGVIYNPLHDQGYPSIGDEPITTRVGEGEDERAGRWRGTGKTECGIHI; translated from the coding sequence ATGACAGTTTCCACGGCATCTAGAAACCAAACGACTACTTTTGACTTAGAAAAATTAAATCAGGAGTTTGAAACTGCCACACCAAAAGAAATTCTGGCATGGTCTATAGAGAACATCCCAACGGCATTGGTGCAAACTAGTGCTTTTAACGTGGATGACATGGTAATTACTCATATTCTTTACAGTGAACTAAAACATCCAGTTCCTGTGATATTTCTCGATACCTTGTACCACTTCGGCGAAACTCTAGAACTAGTTGCTAAAGCTAAGCAAATCTACAATCTCGATTTGAAAACTTACAAAACTCCAGATGTAGATACCCGCGAAGCCTTTACTGCCAAATACGGCGAAGCACTTTGGGAAAAGGATATTACCCAATTCCACCACGTTACAAAAATTGAACCACTGCTACGGGGACTAGACGAACTCAATACCGTCGCTTGGATTACAGGGCGTCGCCGTGACCAAGCAGTAACCCGTGCTAATATGCCCATATTTGAATTGGATACCCAAGATCGTTTAAAAGTAAACCCCATAGCTGCTTGGACACGCAAAGATAGCTGGCTATATGTGGCTGAACATGGAGTAATCTATAACCCTTTACACGATCAAGGTTATCCCAGCATTGGCGACGAACCCATAACCACCAGAGTAGGTGAAGGCGAAGACGAACGTGCCGGACGCTGGCGGGGAACTGGCAAAACAGAATGTGGAATTCATATCTAA
- a CDS encoding pentapeptide repeat-containing protein, with the protein MHQDFSGQNLRGHSFKGQHLAGANFSYADIQGADFTGANLRDAKFIGAKAGLQNQWGSILLVASQLVTEILNFFSEYTSYLASFNFYNSNSENFFAASICLILLSVFWLITIQKGIILGLGSFAFAAIIAFASAKVLAKTKAGARTVIGGLAFAFAFATVGALVFNLARAGIFGFIILLFGSYIGWRVFKADEKDALIDLFSISFTAKGGTSFRDADLTDADFTKATLKSTDLRNAILTRTCFWQAEMLYCVYSEESYLQNTEICRLLVTGQGQDKNFDRQNLQGVNLKGANLIDASFIGADLDKANLQDADLSRAKLVQTQLDGTDFTGATLTGAFIEDWGITSDTKFDLVQCEYVYMPERKPDNRQEVFADGEFADFIKPIFDTFDLYHNQGVDPCAIAISFKQLAENHPNAELEIVAMEKRGQDKFLLRAKITNSADKSELSAEYFTIYNQLKALAKQEVQALMAKKDSRVFDLHKMIVTALQHPSFYSKIEQIGSMNNK; encoded by the coding sequence ATGCATCAGGATTTCTCCGGTCAAAATCTTAGAGGTCATTCTTTCAAAGGTCAACACTTGGCTGGTGCAAATTTTAGCTATGCAGATATCCAAGGAGCTGATTTTACGGGTGCTAATCTCAGGGATGCTAAATTCATTGGTGCTAAAGCTGGACTTCAAAATCAGTGGGGAAGTATCTTGCTAGTAGCCTCACAATTAGTGACAGAAATTTTAAACTTTTTTTCAGAATATACTAGTTACTTAGCATCATTTAATTTTTACAACTCTAATTCCGAAAACTTTTTCGCTGCTAGCATCTGTTTAATTTTGCTTTCAGTTTTTTGGCTTATTACTATTCAAAAAGGCATAATACTTGGGCTTGGAAGTTTCGCTTTTGCGGCGATTATAGCTTTTGCTTCTGCCAAAGTCTTAGCTAAAACCAAAGCTGGAGCAAGAACTGTCATTGGAGGGTTAGCTTTTGCCTTTGCCTTCGCCACAGTAGGAGCTTTAGTTTTTAATCTCGCCAGAGCAGGAATCTTTGGCTTTATTATATTGCTGTTCGGTTCTTATATAGGATGGCGTGTTTTCAAAGCAGATGAAAAAGACGCTTTGATTGACTTGTTCAGCATTAGCTTTACTGCTAAGGGAGGTACAAGTTTTCGTGATGCAGACTTGACTGATGCTGACTTCACCAAAGCTACCCTCAAAAGCACAGATTTGAGAAACGCTATCCTAACCCGTACCTGTTTCTGGCAAGCCGAAATGCTCTATTGTGTTTATTCTGAAGAAAGTTACCTTCAAAACACAGAAATATGTAGACTATTGGTTACTGGACAGGGGCAAGATAAAAACTTTGACCGTCAAAACCTGCAAGGAGTGAATTTAAAAGGGGCTAATTTAATTGATGCCAGCTTTATTGGTGCAGACTTAGATAAAGCCAACCTACAAGATGCTGATTTATCCAGAGCCAAACTTGTACAGACACAGTTAGACGGAACGGATTTTACAGGTGCTACTCTCACTGGAGCCTTTATTGAAGATTGGGGCATTACCAGTGACACAAAGTTTGATCTGGTACAGTGTGAGTACGTTTATATGCCAGAGCGCAAGCCAGACAACAGACAAGAGGTGTTTGCAGATGGGGAGTTTGCTGATTTCATCAAACCGATTTTTGACACCTTCGACCTGTATCATAATCAAGGCGTTGACCCTTGTGCGATCGCAATTTCGTTTAAGCAGTTAGCTGAAAATCACCCTAATGCTGAACTAGAAATAGTGGCAATGGAAAAACGGGGTCAAGATAAGTTTCTGCTTCGTGCTAAAATCACGAATTCCGCTGATAAATCTGAACTGAGCGCAGAATATTTCACTATCTACAATCAGCTAAAAGCTTTGGCAAAACAAGAAGTTCAAGCATTAATGGCTAAAAAAGACAGTAGAGTTTTTGATTTACACAAAATGATAGTAACAGCCTTACAACATCCTAGTTTTTATTCAAAAATTGAACAGATAGGTTCGATGAATAACAAATAA
- a CDS encoding zinc-dependent alcohol dehydrogenase family protein, with product MRAMILSAPRQPLRLTDLPVPKPNPEQVLIRVHACAVCRTDLHIVDGELTQPKLPLVLGHQIVGTIEGIGERVKQFTIGQRVGVPWLGYTCGVRCRYCLSGRENLCDYAGFTGYNFDGGYAEYTVADHRFCFPLDPGYADLQAAPLLCAGLIGYRAYKMTDDAQKLGFYGFGSAAHILIQLARYQGRQVFAFTRSGDIEGQKFARQLGASWAGDSDVLPPEPLDAAIIFAPAGKLVPAALRAVVKGGVVVCAGIHMSEIPAFPYKILWEERVLRSVANLTRKDGEEFLALAPKVPIQTEVNLFPLAQANEALDALRNGLFEGSAVLVIDSENSSLKIGSGE from the coding sequence ATGCGTGCAATGATTTTATCAGCACCGCGTCAGCCCTTACGCTTAACTGACTTGCCAGTGCCAAAACCCAATCCTGAGCAAGTACTAATTCGCGTTCATGCTTGCGCTGTTTGCCGCACAGATTTGCATATAGTTGATGGAGAATTGACACAACCAAAGCTACCTTTAGTACTTGGACATCAAATTGTGGGTACTATTGAGGGCATTGGTGAGCGCGTTAAACAATTTACTATAGGTCAGCGTGTTGGCGTTCCTTGGCTGGGTTACACTTGCGGCGTTCGCTGTCGCTACTGTCTGTCTGGTCGAGAAAACCTTTGTGATTATGCTGGGTTCACTGGTTACAATTTTGATGGTGGTTATGCCGAGTATACTGTAGCTGACCACCGCTTTTGCTTTCCCTTAGACCCTGGTTATGCTGACTTACAAGCTGCACCTTTGTTGTGTGCTGGTTTAATTGGCTATCGGGCTTATAAAATGACCGATGATGCCCAAAAACTAGGTTTTTATGGCTTCGGTTCCGCTGCCCACATTTTAATTCAACTGGCACGCTATCAAGGGCGTCAAGTTTTTGCTTTTACCCGTTCTGGGGATATTGAAGGTCAAAAGTTTGCTCGACAATTGGGTGCAAGTTGGGCAGGGGACTCAGATGTGTTACCACCAGAACCCTTAGATGCAGCGATTATTTTTGCTCCGGCAGGGAAGCTTGTACCAGCAGCTTTGCGTGCAGTTGTCAAAGGCGGGGTTGTGGTTTGTGCGGGGATTCACATGAGCGAAATTCCTGCTTTTCCTTATAAAATTCTTTGGGAAGAAAGGGTGTTGCGGTCTGTTGCTAATCTGACTCGCAAAGATGGAGAAGAGTTTCTGGCTTTAGCACCCAAAGTTCCCATCCAGACAGAGGTAAATCTCTTCCCCCTAGCTCAAGCTAATGAGGCTTTGGATGCACTTCGCAATGGCTTGTTTGAAGGATCGGCAGTATTGGTGATTGATAGCG